From Actinosynnema mirum DSM 43827, a single genomic window includes:
- the purL gene encoding phosphoribosylformylglycinamidine synthase subunit PurL, which produces MTDTVDTALATPDQDQPYKELGLKDDEYARIKEILGRRPTDAELAMYSVMWSEHCSYKSSKVHLKYFGETTTDEMRSKMLAGIGENAGVVDIGDGWAITFKAESHNHPSYVEPYQGAATGVGGIVRDILAMGARPLAVMDPLRFGAPDAEDTRRVVHGIVAGVGGYGNCLGLPNIGGEVVFDESYQGNPLLNALCVGAMRVEDLHLAHASGAGNKIILFGARTGLDGIGGVSVLASETFDDSAGKRKKLPAVQVGDPFTEKVLIECCLELFAERIVVGIQDLGGAGLSCATSELASAGDGGMHVYLDRVPLRATGMTPAEVLSSESQERMCAVVRPEDVDAFMAVCAKWDVIATEIGEVTDGDRLVITWNDEVVVDVPPRTVAHEGPVYNRPIERPADQDELQANTPDSLPRPTRGELLELVKSQAASPNLASKRWITQQYDRYVRGGTVLAQPSDSGMIRIDESTNRGVALSTDCNGRYTKLDPYAGAQLALAEAYRNVATSGATPVAVTNCLNFGSPEDPAVMWQFEQAVKGLADGCAELGIPVTGGNVSFYNQTGSTAILPTPVVGVLGVIDDVRRRIPTGIGAEAGETLLLLGDTRPEFGGSEWAHVVHGHLGGLPPKVDLAREKLLGEVLVAGSRDGMVSAAHDLAEGGLAQALVETCLIGETGARVFLAEDEFTDLFSESAGRVLVAVPRSEELRFTDMCTARGLPWRKVGVVDPDSDGIEFQGLGVLGLAELREAWEGTLPALFD; this is translated from the coding sequence GTGACCGACACCGTCGACACCGCGCTCGCGACCCCCGACCAGGACCAGCCCTACAAGGAGCTGGGCCTCAAGGACGACGAGTACGCCCGCATCAAGGAGATCCTGGGCCGCAGGCCCACGGACGCCGAGCTGGCGATGTACTCGGTCATGTGGAGCGAGCACTGCTCCTACAAGTCGTCCAAGGTGCACCTGAAGTACTTCGGCGAGACCACCACGGACGAGATGCGCTCGAAGATGCTCGCGGGCATCGGCGAGAACGCCGGCGTCGTCGACATCGGCGACGGCTGGGCCATCACGTTCAAGGCGGAGAGCCACAACCACCCGTCCTACGTGGAGCCCTACCAGGGCGCCGCGACGGGCGTGGGCGGCATCGTGCGCGACATCCTCGCGATGGGCGCCCGCCCGCTGGCCGTGATGGACCCGCTGCGCTTCGGCGCGCCCGACGCGGAGGACACCCGCCGCGTCGTGCACGGGATCGTCGCGGGCGTCGGCGGCTACGGCAACTGCCTGGGCCTGCCGAACATCGGCGGCGAGGTCGTGTTCGACGAGTCCTACCAGGGCAACCCGCTGCTGAACGCCCTGTGCGTCGGCGCGATGCGCGTGGAGGACCTGCACCTGGCGCACGCGTCCGGCGCGGGCAACAAGATCATCCTGTTCGGCGCGCGCACCGGCCTCGACGGCATCGGCGGCGTGTCCGTGCTGGCGAGCGAGACGTTCGACGACTCCGCGGGCAAGCGCAAGAAGCTGCCCGCCGTGCAGGTCGGCGACCCGTTCACCGAGAAGGTCCTGATCGAGTGCTGCCTGGAGCTGTTCGCCGAGCGCATCGTCGTCGGCATCCAGGACCTCGGCGGCGCGGGCCTGTCCTGCGCGACCTCCGAGCTGGCCTCGGCCGGTGACGGCGGGATGCACGTCTACCTCGACCGCGTCCCGCTGCGCGCCACCGGCATGACGCCCGCCGAGGTGCTCTCCAGCGAGTCGCAGGAGCGCATGTGCGCGGTCGTGCGGCCCGAGGACGTCGACGCCTTCATGGCCGTCTGCGCCAAGTGGGACGTCATCGCCACCGAGATCGGCGAGGTCACCGACGGGGACCGCCTGGTCATCACCTGGAACGACGAGGTCGTGGTGGACGTCCCGCCGCGCACCGTCGCGCACGAGGGCCCGGTGTACAACCGGCCGATCGAGCGCCCGGCCGACCAGGACGAGCTCCAGGCCAACACGCCCGACTCGCTGCCCCGCCCGACCCGCGGCGAGCTGCTGGAGCTGGTCAAGAGCCAGGCCGCGTCGCCGAACCTGGCGTCGAAGCGCTGGATCACCCAGCAGTACGACCGCTACGTGCGCGGCGGCACGGTGCTCGCCCAGCCCTCCGACTCCGGCATGATCCGGATCGACGAGAGCACGAACCGGGGCGTGGCGCTGTCCACCGACTGCAACGGCCGCTACACCAAGCTCGACCCGTACGCGGGCGCGCAGCTGGCGCTGGCCGAGGCGTACCGCAACGTCGCCACCTCCGGCGCGACCCCGGTCGCGGTCACCAACTGCCTGAACTTCGGCTCGCCCGAGGACCCGGCGGTCATGTGGCAGTTCGAGCAGGCCGTGAAGGGCCTCGCGGACGGCTGCGCCGAGCTGGGCATCCCGGTGACCGGCGGCAACGTCAGCTTCTACAACCAGACCGGTTCCACGGCGATCCTGCCGACGCCGGTCGTGGGCGTGCTCGGCGTCATCGACGACGTCCGCCGCCGCATCCCCACCGGGATCGGCGCGGAGGCCGGCGAGACGCTGCTGCTGCTCGGCGACACCCGTCCCGAGTTCGGCGGCTCCGAGTGGGCGCACGTCGTGCACGGCCACCTGGGCGGCCTGCCGCCGAAGGTGGACCTGGCGCGGGAGAAGCTGCTCGGCGAGGTGCTGGTCGCCGGTTCCCGCGACGGCATGGTGTCGGCCGCGCACGACCTGGCCGAGGGCGGCCTGGCGCAGGCGCTGGTCGAGACCTGCCTGATCGGCGAGACCGGCGCGCGCGTCTTCCTGGCCGAGGACGAGTTCACCGACCTGTTCAGCGAGTCCGCCGGTCGCGTGCTGGTGGCCGTTCCGCGCTCCGAGGAGCTGCGGTTCACCGACATGTGCACCGCGCGCGGCCTGCCGTGGCGCAAGGTCGGCGTGGTGGACCCGGACTCGGACGGCATCGAGTTCCAGGGCCTCGGCGTGCTGGGCCTCGCCGAGCTGCGCGAGGCGTGGGAGGGCACCCTCCCGGCGCTGTTCGACTGA
- the purQ gene encoding phosphoribosylformylglycinamidine synthase subunit PurQ, which yields MRVGVITFPGTLDDVDAARAVTYAGGEAVSLWHADADLKGVDAVIVPGGFSYGDYLRCGAIARFAPVMQEVVTAAKGGMPVLGICNGFQILCEAHLLPGALTRNDKLHFVCRDQWLKVENTSTAWTTRYDDGAEILVPLKSGEGGYQADQATLDELEGEGRVVFRYVGDNPNGSRNNIAGITSANGRVVGLMPHPEHAIDALTGPTDDGLGMFFSLIDSVVKA from the coding sequence ATGAGGGTCGGCGTCATCACCTTCCCCGGCACGCTCGACGACGTCGACGCGGCCCGCGCCGTCACCTACGCGGGCGGGGAGGCGGTCAGCCTCTGGCACGCCGACGCCGACCTCAAGGGCGTCGACGCGGTCATCGTGCCGGGTGGGTTCTCCTACGGCGACTACCTGCGCTGCGGCGCGATCGCCCGGTTCGCCCCGGTCATGCAGGAGGTCGTCACCGCCGCGAAGGGCGGGATGCCGGTTCTGGGCATCTGCAACGGCTTCCAGATCCTCTGCGAGGCGCACCTGCTCCCCGGCGCGCTGACCCGCAACGACAAGCTGCACTTCGTGTGCCGCGACCAGTGGCTCAAGGTGGAGAACACCTCGACCGCCTGGACCACCCGCTACGACGACGGCGCCGAGATCCTCGTGCCGCTCAAGTCCGGCGAGGGCGGCTACCAGGCCGACCAGGCCACCCTGGACGAGCTGGAGGGCGAGGGCCGCGTGGTGTTCCGCTACGTCGGCGACAACCCCAACGGCTCCCGCAACAACATCGCGGGCATCACCAGCGCGAACGGTCGCGTGGTCGGCCTCATGCCGCACCCCGAGCACGCCATCGACGCGCTCACCGGCCCCACGGACGACGGACTGGGCATGTTCTTCTCCCTGATCGACTCGGTGGTGAAGGCGTGA
- the purS gene encoding phosphoribosylformylglycinamidine synthase subunit PurS, with amino-acid sequence MARVVVDVMPKPEILDPQGQAVANALPRLGFEGVTSVRQGKHFELEVADDVDDATLAKIAETFLANPVIEDWVVRRVEA; translated from the coding sequence GTGGCCCGAGTCGTCGTCGACGTCATGCCGAAGCCCGAGATCCTCGACCCGCAAGGACAGGCGGTGGCCAACGCGCTGCCCCGTCTCGGGTTCGAGGGCGTCACCAGTGTCCGCCAGGGCAAGCACTTCGAGCTGGAGGTCGCCGACGACGTCGACGACGCCACGCTCGCCAAGATCGCCGAGACCTTCCTGGCGAACCCCGTGATCGAGGACTGGGTCGTCCGGCGGGTCGAGGCATGA
- a CDS encoding NAD-dependent epimerase/dehydratase family protein, translating to MRILVLGGTVFLGRAVAAEAVRRRHEVVCAARGVSGGVPGGASLVEVDRAVGLGGLAGERFDAVVDVARSVGWVREALRVLGDAAGHWTFVSTGSVYADPSSSTSTELLEPVEDDPDAPVTPERYGALKVAAENAVRDALEDRAFVVRAGLITGPGDLSDRFGYWPARMSAGGRVVVPDAPEQPVQHVDVRDLATWVVDAAEQRITGTHDGVGPAEPLSLLLGEVAGAVAPSGTELVRAPVDVLDRHGVQPWAGPRSLPLWLPEGFEAMMFRNPRPALEAGLRVRPVSETAVDALAHERELGLDRPRRAGLDAATEQALLDELG from the coding sequence ATGCGGATACTGGTGCTCGGGGGGACGGTGTTCCTCGGTCGCGCGGTCGCGGCCGAAGCCGTGCGGCGGCGGCACGAGGTGGTGTGCGCGGCGCGCGGGGTTTCCGGGGGTGTGCCCGGCGGGGCCTCGCTCGTCGAGGTCGACCGGGCGGTCGGGCTCGGGGGGCTTGCGGGCGAGCGGTTCGACGCGGTGGTGGACGTCGCGCGGTCCGTGGGGTGGGTGCGGGAGGCCTTGCGGGTGCTCGGGGACGCCGCCGGGCACTGGACCTTCGTCTCCACCGGGTCCGTCTACGCCGACCCGTCGTCGTCCACGAGCACCGAGCTGCTGGAGCCCGTCGAGGACGACCCGGACGCGCCCGTGACGCCCGAGCGGTACGGGGCGTTGAAGGTCGCCGCCGAGAACGCCGTGCGCGACGCGCTGGAGGACCGGGCGTTCGTGGTGCGCGCGGGCCTGATCACCGGGCCAGGCGACCTCAGCGACCGGTTCGGCTACTGGCCCGCCCGGATGTCCGCGGGCGGCCGGGTGGTCGTGCCCGACGCGCCGGAGCAGCCCGTGCAGCACGTGGACGTGCGCGACCTCGCCACCTGGGTCGTGGACGCGGCCGAGCAGCGGATCACCGGCACCCACGACGGGGTCGGCCCGGCCGAGCCGCTGAGCCTGCTGCTCGGCGAGGTCGCGGGCGCCGTGGCGCCCTCGGGGACCGAGCTGGTCCGGGCGCCGGTGGACGTGCTCGACCGGCACGGCGTGCAGCCGTGGGCCGGACCGCGCTCGCTGCCGCTGTGGCTGCCCGAGGGGTTCGAGGCGATGATGTTCCGCAACCCCCGGCCCGCCCTCGAAGCCGGGCTGCGGGTGCGGCCGGTGTCCGAGACGGCCGTGGACGCGCTGGCGCACGAGCGGGAGCTCGGGCTCGACCGGCCGCGCCGGGCCGGGCTGGACGCCGCCACCGAGCAGGCGCTGCTCGACGAGCTGGGGTGA
- a CDS encoding MBL fold metallo-hydrolase — protein sequence MRITHFGQSCLLVEAGGARLLFDPGAYSAGFEQLTGLDAVLVTHQHPDHLDPARLPALLAANPGATLVLDPGSAARHPDLGATTAEPGAELELGGARVRVLAAPHEEVHPAIPLPPNVGYLVDGFYHPGDSLAPPGEPVDVLGLPAAAPWLKLSEAADFLAAIAPRVAVPIHQAVLADPTLHHTVLTSTAPAGTSVVVLAPGEPTEV from the coding sequence GTGAGGATCACCCACTTCGGCCAGTCCTGCCTGCTCGTGGAGGCGGGCGGGGCTCGCCTGCTGTTCGACCCCGGCGCCTACTCGGCCGGGTTCGAGCAGCTCACCGGGCTGGACGCGGTGCTGGTCACCCACCAGCACCCCGACCACCTCGACCCGGCGCGGCTGCCCGCGCTGCTCGCGGCCAACCCCGGCGCGACCCTGGTGCTCGACCCCGGTTCCGCGGCGCGGCACCCGGACCTCGGCGCGACGACCGCCGAACCGGGCGCGGAGCTGGAGCTGGGCGGCGCGCGCGTCCGGGTGCTGGCCGCGCCGCACGAGGAGGTCCACCCCGCGATCCCGCTGCCGCCGAACGTCGGCTACCTGGTCGACGGCTTCTACCACCCCGGCGACTCGCTCGCCCCGCCCGGCGAGCCCGTGGACGTGCTGGGCCTGCCCGCCGCCGCCCCGTGGCTGAAGCTGTCCGAGGCGGCCGACTTCCTGGCCGCGATCGCCCCGCGCGTCGCGGTGCCGATCCACCAGGCCGTGCTCGCGGACCCGACCCTGCACCACACCGTGCTCACGTCCACGGCCCCCGCCGGGACGTCCGTGGTGGTGCTAGCGCCGGGTGAGCCGACCGAGGTCTGA
- a CDS encoding DUF2334 domain-containing protein, translated as MVARLVVSLSGIGSAPVGPSSELAGELGRRGVPLSLLLAPAHVRRGEALDWVRSRLDGGDALVQHGFDHRDDPFALRRRAEFAVLPAHEAGLRLVAARAAFARHGLATDVFAPPSWVVSPGALLALARHRFAVCADLAGVRDLRTDRYVESRVRGGGPKGLAAALRRGGVVRIGVDAADLPGLRGAVLGAVDVVLAHGADPTTYADLMTGSDLGRLTRR; from the coding sequence ATGGTCGCGCGCCTGGTGGTGTCGCTGTCGGGGATCGGCTCCGCACCGGTGGGGCCGAGCTCGGAACTGGCCGGTGAGCTGGGTCGCCGGGGTGTTCCGCTGTCGTTGTTGCTCGCGCCCGCGCACGTCCGGCGGGGCGAGGCGCTGGACTGGGTGCGGTCGCGGCTGGACGGGGGCGACGCGCTCGTGCAGCACGGGTTCGACCACCGCGACGACCCGTTCGCGCTGCGCAGGCGCGCCGAGTTCGCGGTGCTGCCCGCGCACGAGGCCGGGCTGCGGCTGGTGGCCGCCCGCGCCGCGTTCGCCCGCCACGGCCTGGCCACCGACGTGTTCGCGCCGCCGTCCTGGGTGGTCTCGCCCGGCGCGCTCCTCGCGCTGGCCAGGCACCGGTTCGCGGTGTGCGCCGACCTCGCGGGCGTGCGGGACCTGCGCACCGACCGGTACGTGGAGAGCCGGGTGCGCGGTGGTGGCCCCAAGGGGCTGGCCGCCGCGCTGCGCCGGGGCGGGGTGGTGCGGATCGGCGTCGACGCGGCCGACCTGCCGGGGCTGCGCGGCGCGGTGCTCGGCGCCGTGGACGTCGTGCTGGCCCACGGCGCCGACCCGACGACCTACGCCGACCTGATGACCGGGTCAGACCTCGGTCGGCTCACCCGGCGCTAG
- a CDS encoding phosphoribosylaminoimidazolesuccinocarboxamide synthase, whose product MPQLADYPVIATGKVRSVHAVDDELLLFVASDRISAYDHVLSTPIPDKGRVLTAMSVFWFDKLADLAPNHLVAWDDPRIPAEVRGRALLVRRLDMVQVECVARGYLTGSGMVEYRETGSVCGVPLPEGLVEASELAEPIFTPATKAELGAHDENVSFAHVESVVGGALAEELRARTLQVYSAAREHARSRGVVLADTKFEFGVDRAGTLVLADEVLTPDSSRYWPADSYQAGRVQPSFDKQYVRDWLTSAESGWDRKSDAPPPALPAEVVAATRARYVEAYERITGLSFADWPSA is encoded by the coding sequence GTGCCGCAGCTCGCCGACTACCCCGTGATCGCCACCGGCAAGGTCCGCTCGGTCCACGCCGTGGACGACGAACTCCTGCTGTTCGTCGCGTCCGACCGGATCTCCGCCTACGACCACGTCCTGAGCACGCCCATCCCCGACAAGGGCCGGGTGCTCACGGCGATGAGCGTGTTCTGGTTCGACAAGCTCGCCGACCTGGCGCCCAACCACCTCGTCGCCTGGGACGACCCGCGCATCCCGGCCGAGGTCAGGGGCCGGGCGCTGCTGGTGAGGCGGCTGGACATGGTGCAGGTCGAGTGCGTCGCGCGCGGCTACCTCACCGGCTCCGGCATGGTCGAGTACCGGGAGACCGGGTCGGTGTGCGGCGTGCCGCTGCCCGAGGGGCTGGTCGAGGCCTCCGAGCTGGCCGAGCCGATCTTCACGCCGGCCACCAAGGCCGAGCTCGGCGCGCACGACGAGAACGTGAGCTTCGCGCACGTCGAGTCGGTGGTCGGCGGCGCGCTGGCCGAGGAGCTGCGCGCGCGGACCCTCCAGGTGTACTCGGCGGCCCGCGAGCACGCGCGCAGCCGGGGCGTGGTCCTGGCGGACACCAAGTTCGAGTTCGGCGTCGACCGGGCCGGGACGCTGGTGCTGGCCGACGAGGTGCTCACCCCGGACTCGTCCCGCTACTGGCCCGCCGACTCCTACCAGGCAGGCCGGGTGCAGCCCTCGTTCGACAAGCAGTACGTGCGCGACTGGCTGACCTCGGCCGAGTCCGGCTGGGACCGCAAGTCGGACGCGCCGCCGCCCGCGCTGCCCGCCGAGGTCGTGGCCGCGACCCGCGCCCGGTACGTCGAGGCGTACGAGCGGATCACCGGGCTGTCCTTCGCGGACTGGCCCTCGGCCTGA
- a CDS encoding ABC transporter substrate-binding protein produces MRSPALLIAAAAIAAASACAPVDETSSAPSGSASAASCEKGALPTLTSGKLTLGTDQPAYAPWFVDDDPASGKGFESAVAYALAEELGYAKADVEWVRVQFNAAVQPGPKTFDLDLNQFSITDERKQSVDMSAPYYDVAQAVIALQDSPAAAVTSLEALRGVKIGAQVGTTSYDAAERLQPSQEVSVYNTNDDAKAALRAGQVQALVLDLQTALYVTSAELEDAKIVGQIPAGDGKPEQFGAVLDKGSPLTNCVSQAVEALRSRGVLAALEQEWMSASGSAPVLK; encoded by the coding sequence ATGCGCTCCCCCGCCCTGCTGATCGCCGCCGCCGCGATCGCCGCCGCCTCCGCGTGCGCCCCCGTCGACGAGACCTCCTCCGCGCCGTCGGGCTCCGCGTCCGCCGCCTCCTGCGAGAAGGGGGCGCTGCCGACGCTGACCTCGGGCAAGCTGACCCTGGGCACCGACCAGCCCGCCTACGCGCCGTGGTTCGTCGACGACGACCCGGCCAGCGGCAAGGGCTTCGAGTCCGCCGTGGCCTACGCGCTGGCCGAGGAGCTGGGCTACGCCAAGGCCGACGTCGAGTGGGTGCGGGTGCAGTTCAACGCGGCCGTCCAGCCCGGCCCGAAGACCTTCGACCTCGACCTGAACCAGTTCTCGATCACCGACGAGCGCAAGCAGTCCGTCGACATGTCCGCGCCCTACTACGACGTGGCGCAGGCCGTGATCGCGCTCCAGGACTCGCCCGCGGCGGCGGTGACGTCGCTGGAGGCGCTGCGCGGCGTGAAGATCGGCGCGCAGGTCGGCACGACCAGCTACGACGCGGCGGAGCGGCTCCAGCCGTCGCAGGAGGTGTCGGTCTACAACACCAACGACGACGCCAAGGCCGCGCTGCGGGCGGGCCAGGTGCAGGCGCTGGTGCTCGACCTGCAGACCGCGCTCTACGTCACCTCCGCCGAGCTGGAGGACGCGAAGATCGTCGGGCAGATCCCCGCGGGTGACGGCAAGCCGGAGCAGTTCGGCGCCGTGCTGGACAAGGGCAGCCCGCTGACGAACTGCGTGTCCCAGGCGGTCGAGGCGCTGCGCTCCAGGGGCGTCCTGGCCGCCCTCGAGCAGGAGTGGATGTCCGCTTCGGGCTCCGCGCCCGTCCTGAAGTGA
- a CDS encoding amino acid ABC transporter permease, with protein sequence MSGSAARAPLPVSELHRERLAYRRSRARRSTAVALVSTLVFAAAAWFTVTGAPGWPRVKASFFDSEVAWDALPAVLDGLWLNLRVLLVCAACVLVLAVLLAGLRTLRGPVWFPLRALATGYVDLFRGLPLIILLYLVGFGLPALRLGGVPTDPVVLGGIALVLTYSAYVAEVFRAGIESIHPSQIAAARSLGLDHRRTLRLVVLPQAVRRVTPALLNDFVALQKDCGLISVLGAVDAVRAAQIVQAKTFNFTPYVVAALLFVLLAIPSGRLADAVARRAAERQGAR encoded by the coding sequence GTGAGCGGTTCCGCGGCGCGGGCGCCGCTCCCGGTCAGCGAGCTGCACCGGGAGCGGCTGGCCTACCGGCGCTCGCGGGCCCGCCGGTCCACGGCCGTGGCGCTGGTGTCGACCCTGGTGTTCGCCGCGGCGGCCTGGTTCACGGTGACCGGGGCGCCCGGCTGGCCCAGGGTGAAGGCGTCGTTCTTCGACTCGGAGGTGGCGTGGGACGCGCTGCCCGCCGTGCTGGACGGGCTGTGGCTGAACCTGCGCGTGCTGCTGGTGTGCGCGGCGTGCGTGCTGGTGCTGGCGGTGCTGCTGGCCGGGCTGCGCACGCTGCGCGGGCCGGTGTGGTTCCCGCTGCGGGCGCTGGCCACCGGGTACGTGGACCTGTTCCGGGGGCTGCCGCTGATCATCCTGCTGTACCTGGTCGGGTTCGGGCTGCCCGCGCTGCGGCTGGGCGGGGTGCCGACGGACCCGGTGGTGCTGGGCGGGATCGCGCTGGTGCTGACCTACAGCGCGTACGTGGCCGAGGTGTTCCGCGCGGGCATCGAGTCGATCCACCCGTCGCAGATCGCGGCGGCCCGCTCGCTGGGGCTGGACCACCGCAGGACGCTGCGGCTGGTGGTGCTGCCGCAGGCGGTGCGGCGGGTGACGCCCGCGCTGCTCAACGACTTCGTGGCGCTGCAGAAGGACTGCGGGCTGATCTCGGTGCTCGGCGCGGTGGACGCGGTGCGGGCGGCGCAGATCGTGCAGGCCAAGACGTTCAACTTCACCCCGTACGTGGTCGCGGCGCTGCTGTTCGTGCTGCTGGCGATCCCGTCGGGGCGGCTGGCCGACGCGGTGGCGCGGCGGGCGGCCGAGCGGCAGGGGGCGCGATGA
- a CDS encoding amino acid ABC transporter ATP-binding protein, with translation MSGPVAGQPVLGLRNVVKEYGGRRVLDGIDLDVAEHEVVVLIGSSGSGKSTLLRCANLLEDLDDGQVLLDGEDVSDPRVDADVARRRMGVVFQSYNLFPHMSVLDNVTLASRVVHRAPRAQAEERARELLARVGLADRAGAYPDRLSGGQQQRVAIARALAHGPRLLLLDEITSALDPELVGEVLGLVRELAARGTTILMATHEMGFARQVADRVCFLDGGRLLESGPPAQVLGEPEHERTRLFLRRIVDAGRL, from the coding sequence ATGAGCGGGCCGGTGGCCGGGCAGCCCGTGCTGGGGCTGCGGAACGTGGTGAAGGAGTACGGCGGGCGCCGGGTGCTCGACGGGATCGACCTGGACGTGGCCGAGCACGAGGTCGTGGTGCTGATCGGCTCGTCCGGCTCGGGCAAGTCGACGCTGCTGCGCTGCGCGAACCTGCTGGAGGACCTGGACGACGGGCAGGTGCTGCTCGACGGCGAGGACGTCTCCGACCCGAGGGTCGACGCGGACGTGGCGCGGCGGCGGATGGGCGTGGTGTTCCAGTCCTACAACCTGTTCCCGCACATGTCGGTGCTGGACAACGTGACGCTCGCGTCGCGGGTGGTGCACCGGGCGCCGCGCGCGCAGGCCGAGGAGCGCGCCCGCGAGCTGCTGGCGCGGGTCGGGCTGGCCGACCGGGCGGGGGCCTACCCGGACCGGTTGTCGGGCGGGCAGCAGCAGCGGGTGGCGATCGCCAGGGCGCTGGCGCACGGGCCGAGGTTGCTGCTGCTGGACGAGATCACCAGCGCGCTGGACCCGGAGCTGGTGGGCGAGGTGCTCGGGCTGGTGCGGGAGCTGGCGGCGCGGGGCACGACGATCCTGATGGCCACGCACGAGATGGGCTTCGCCAGGCAGGTCGCCGACCGGGTGTGCTTCCTGGACGGCGGCAGGCTGCTGGAGTCGGGGCCGCCCGCGCAGGTGCTCGGCGAGCCGGAGCACGAGCGGACCAGGTTGTTCCTGCGGCGGATCGTGGACGCGGGGCGGCTGTAG
- the purB gene encoding adenylosuccinate lyase, protein MSKPRISNVLAGRYASADLVRLWSAEHKIVLERQLWLAVLRAQAELGVEVPEGAVADYERVLEQVDLASIADRERVTRHDVKARIEEFNALAGHEHVHKGMTSRDLTENVEQLQVLRSLEHVRGRVAAVLARLAGLAAEHTGLVMAGRSHNVAAQATTLGKRFATAADELLVAFQRVDELIARYPLRGVKGPVGTAQDMLDLLGGDRERLADLESAVARHLGFERLLTSVGQVYPRSLDFDVLSSLVQVAAAPSSLAKTIRLMAGHELVTEGFKPGQVGSSAMPHKMNTRSCERVNGLAVVLRGYLSMVGELAGDQWNEGDVSCSVVRRVALPDAFFALDGLLETFLTVLDEFGAYPAVVQRELDRYLPFLATTKVLMASVRAGVGRETAHEAIKENAVAVALAMRERGLAENDLLDRLAADERVPLDRAGLDALLADRLSFTGVAEEQVAKVAEAVAALLEKHPGAADYAPAPIL, encoded by the coding sequence GTGAGCAAGCCCCGCATCTCGAACGTCCTCGCAGGTCGCTACGCGTCAGCGGACCTGGTCCGGCTCTGGTCGGCCGAGCACAAGATCGTCCTGGAACGGCAGCTGTGGCTGGCCGTGCTCCGGGCCCAGGCCGAGCTGGGCGTCGAGGTGCCCGAGGGCGCCGTCGCCGACTACGAGCGCGTGCTGGAGCAGGTCGACCTGGCCTCCATCGCCGACCGCGAGCGCGTGACCAGGCACGACGTGAAGGCCCGCATCGAGGAGTTCAACGCCCTCGCCGGCCACGAGCACGTGCACAAGGGCATGACCTCGCGCGACCTGACCGAGAACGTCGAGCAGCTCCAGGTGCTGCGCTCCCTGGAGCACGTGCGGGGCCGGGTGGCCGCCGTGCTGGCGCGCCTCGCCGGGCTCGCCGCCGAGCACACCGGCCTGGTCATGGCGGGCCGCTCGCACAACGTGGCCGCCCAGGCCACCACCCTCGGCAAGCGCTTCGCCACCGCCGCCGACGAGCTGCTCGTCGCGTTCCAGCGGGTCGACGAGCTGATCGCCCGCTACCCGCTGCGCGGCGTCAAGGGCCCGGTCGGCACCGCCCAGGACATGCTCGACCTGCTCGGCGGCGACCGCGAGCGGCTCGCCGACCTGGAGAGCGCCGTCGCCCGGCACCTCGGGTTCGAGCGGCTGCTCACCAGCGTCGGCCAGGTCTACCCGCGCTCGCTCGACTTCGACGTGCTCTCCAGCCTCGTGCAGGTGGCCGCCGCCCCGTCGTCGCTGGCCAAGACCATCCGGCTGATGGCGGGCCACGAGCTGGTCACCGAGGGCTTCAAGCCCGGCCAGGTCGGCTCCAGCGCCATGCCGCACAAGATGAACACCCGCTCGTGCGAGCGCGTCAACGGCCTGGCCGTGGTGCTGCGCGGCTACCTGTCCATGGTCGGCGAGCTGGCGGGCGACCAGTGGAACGAGGGCGACGTGTCGTGCTCGGTGGTGCGCCGCGTCGCGCTGCCGGACGCGTTCTTCGCGCTGGACGGCCTGCTGGAGACGTTCCTGACCGTGCTGGACGAGTTCGGCGCCTACCCGGCGGTGGTGCAGCGCGAGCTGGACCGCTACCTGCCGTTCCTGGCCACCACGAAGGTGCTGATGGCGTCGGTGCGCGCGGGCGTCGGCCGGGAGACCGCCCACGAGGCGATCAAGGAGAACGCGGTCGCGGTCGCGCTGGCCATGCGCGAGCGGGGGCTGGCCGAGAACGACCTGCTGGACCGGCTGGCCGCCGACGAGCGGGTCCCGCTGGACCGGGCCGGGCTGGACGCGCTGCTGGCCGACCGGCTCTCGTTCACCGGGGTGGCCGAGGAGCAGGTGGCCAAGGTCGCCGAGGCGGTGGCCGCGCTGCTGGAGAAGCACCCCGGCGCCGCCGACTACGCGCCCGCGCCGATCCTCTGA